The genomic interval tgatGAGGCTGGCACTATGCCTGCAGGGCTGGATGGGCTCTCGGAACGCTGTGCCCAATACAAGAAGGATGGTGCCGACTTTGCCAAGTGGCGTTGCGTGCTGAAAATCAGTGAGCGCACACCCTCAGCGCTTGCCATTCTGGAGAATGCCAACGTGCTGGCCCGCTATGCCAGCATCTGCCagcaggtgtgtgtatgtgtgaggggGGGTCAGATGGGTGCCCTGTGCCTAGTGGGGAGAGGGTTATCAGGGCTTTCTCCCCTCCTACCTACTGCCCCTCCCAAGTTATTCTGCTCTTACCTGCAGAATGGAATTGTGCCTATTGTGGAACCTGAGATCCTGCCTGATGGAGACCATGACCTCAAACGCTGTCAGTATGTTACGGAGAAGGTGAGTCCACACCTGGCTACAGACACTGCAAGGACAGTCTGACAGGGGAGCCTGTTCCCCATAGTCCTTGGCTTAGATGCAAGCACTTTCCCCAAGCATTCTTTTACTTCATCCAAGAACACACCTGTGAATTTGAGCCTGTACTGACCCTCCCAGTCATGGCTCACCTTCCCCTAAACAGGGAGGGTTAACCTTAGTAAACCTCTGATTCCCCAGGTCTTGGCTGCCGTGTACAAGGCCCTGAGTGACCATCACGTGTACCTTGAAGGGACCCTGCTTAAGCCCAACATGGTGACCCCTGGCCACGCCTGTCCCATTAAATACAGCCCAGAGGAGATCGCCATGGCAACTGTCACTGCCCTGCGTCGCACTGTGCCCCCGGCTGTCCCAGGTACCACTGTGCTTCCTAACCCTTTCCTATCCCTAAGACCCATCCTCAGGTTCTTGTGGTCTTCATGGGTCCTGTACCCTGGAAAACTTGAGAGTTGACCACTTTGTCTTCTCTACTCTACCCTAGGAGTGACCTTCCTGTCTGGGGGTCAGAGTGAAGAGGAAGCATCACTCAACCTCAATGCTATCAACCGCTGCCCCCTTCCTCGGCCCTGGGCCCTCACCTTCTCCTACGGGCGTGCCCTGCAGGCCTCTGCCCTCAATGCCTGGAGAGGGCAACAAGACAATGCTGGGGCTGCCACTGAGGAGTTCATCAAGCGGGCCGAGGTTGGGAGCTAGAGGTGGtgattgggggagaggggtatAGCTAGGCAGGGGGCACTCAGAGGTTACAGCCTGGGCAGGGTTTGGCCCCTGTGGGCTGGGTCAGCCTGTTTACTCCCCCCGAACCCCCCTCCCGCCTGCTCTTTTGCAGGTGAATGGGCTTGCGGCCCAGGGCAAGTATGAAGGCAGTGGAGAAGATGGCGGAGCAGCGGCACAGTCCCTCTACATTGCCAACCATGCCTACTGAGTACGCATCCCATGTCACAGCCCTTGGCTTGGCCACCTGCACCCAGTTTCACCTATAGTAATGGCTAGCGCCAAACAGTCATGCAGAACAGACATGCCTGCATCCAGCACAGAGTCATCTTCCTTTtttgtcctcccctcccctctcccattgCTGCCACCTGGGACCATTAGATGGATGGGGTGCCCCTCATGACTGAGGGCAGAAGAAGTTGCTAGAAGCCAGAGCAGGATGCTTCGGTTTCCCCCTGCCTCTGCTAGCCCCCACAATTTCCCCATGATGTGGTAGTTTCTCCTTGGGCTTTCCTTGCCTGTCCTCTCTCCTGGGATCAGAGGATAGGACACCAGACATGACTCACACCTTGGGTACATACCATATAGCAAATAAATGGTAGCAAAACATGCTACTTTGTCTGTCTGTTTTACACATCAGATGCCTCAGACGCCCACTTCTCAGTTTCTGATTTCGGCTGACTGCCTGGGCCCTCTGACTGTGGAGGACAGAGTAGGTTTTGAGTTTTACTGGGCTGGAAGTGTTGAGGGGAGGGGCACACCCAGTCACCATTCCCAGCTCAAGCTCTTGTGGGTTAATGTCCAAAGTTGGAAGGCTGCTGCAGGTCTTTCAGGACCGCCACATCAGAGGCACTAGGCTGCGTCTGAAGGATGGAGTAAGGCGAGACTTGTGCAATTCCTGAAGGCAGCTTTTGCGAATGGCCCAAAACTGGGATAAGGGGGATGGCAGTCGCTCACTTCTGTGTGCTGAACCCTGCTGGGGCTTGACACAttctgctggggtgggggtggcactGCAGGAGGAACACCTGGGCTCCTGCCCAGCAAGGAAAAGCCCCAAGGCTCAGGACTGCCAGATGGAGCAGGGTACCTAGGAGGTTGCCAAGGGCTATTGCCCATTCCCGTTTGGGGGAGATGAGGGCACAGAGAAGGCCAATTTGAGGGTCTGGGCAAGGGAAGCCCTGGTGAGGTTTCATGCTAAACTTTGACCACttggctggggtgtggggggtaCATACATCGAACACCTGGGGCCGTCTGAAGGGatgaaaagttgaaagaactTGCTAGGCATGTTCTGTGTGAACTGGGCAGCCCATGCTCTGTGTAAAGTGTGCAATCAATGCTCCACCCACCAAATTATTGCAATATGGGAATGTAGGTCCAGTGTGACCTGACCtcatattaacaaaaatagcTAACACTTATATAGCACTTGCTATGTGCTCCCACCAGGCCCTATTCTAATCACTTTACATTTACTAACTCATTTACTACAACACTgtatgaagtagatactattacCATCCCTATTTTAatatgaggaaacaggcacagagaggttagttAATTAACTTCTCAAGATCACTCAGGTGAGGTGATAAAGTCAGGATTTAAACCCACGTGATCAGGATCCAGAGTCTGTGCTCAtgaattttcaagaattttaagtGAAGTATTCAGACTTTTACAACTTGGAAAtgaattcaaatgaataaaaaaaaaaaaaaaaaggctgaatgaGCCAAATATGCTAAAAAGGTACAACCAGCTTGCTGTCTCCGTATCTGAAGCTTAAGGAGAAAGAGTGCTCAGAAGAGGAGCTCTCTGAAACGGACGATAAACAGTTATCCTGATAGGTGATATTTGGGTGCTTTCCGTGCCAGGTTCTTTACAtgaatgacctcattttattttttaagtaatctctacacccaatgtggggctcaaactcaggacccaagatcaagactcaccTGCTctaccgactgggccagccaagcgcccctgaATGACCTCATTTTAGTAAATATCTCCATtatccagatgagaaaactgagacttagagCTGCCTGTGGTCGCTCAACTAGTATTTAACGCCTGCAGAATTTGCTCTCTTAATCCCTGGGGCTAGGAGTGTGTTCCACAAGGAAACGGGGTACTAACGAAGAATCTTCCGGCAACACAGAAACCTGCACAGCCACTCCACTGGCCTTGGTGCTTGGGTAAATTCCTTTCAAACTCGCGGCCAGGCTCCTTGCGGACCCCGCCCAccctctacctctttctctcgcCTGCCCTCCCTGAGTACCGCTTGCGATTGGCTGCGACCTCTGCCGTGGTCCCGCCCCCTCCTTGCAGGTTTCCGATTGGGGGAGGCTTTGCGTAGCTCCGCCCCTCGGCGGCTAGAGCAACTGGATGGAAGCATGGCGGCTCCCGGGGCCGCAGCTACAGACCTAGGTGCAGTGGCATTCGGGTGGGAACTGAGACTCGTAGATTGCGAGCGAGGAATGCGGGCTTGGGGATTGTGGTGTGCCAGTGGTCCCGCGGACTGGGGGGTCGGGGGTCGTTTCAGACAAGATCCCTTCAGACGGGCGCGGGCCCCTGGCACAGGGATCCCTATGAAGGCGGGCGGAGAGCTTCTGAGTGAGGGTTGCTGGGGCTCGTCCGCGTCAGGTGTGGGGAGGGCAACCAAGCCCACTTCCAGCGCCTCAAGTCGGTACCTCCGTGCCCCTAGAGGTGGTCCGAGGCAAGCGGGCCGCTCTCTTCTTCGCTGCCGTGGCCATCGTGCTGGGGTTGCCGCTCTGGTGGAAGACTACGGAGACCTACCGGGCCCCATTGCCTTACTCTGAGATCAGTGGGCTGAATGCC from Panthera leo isolate Ple1 chromosome E1, P.leo_Ple1_pat1.1, whole genome shotgun sequence carries:
- the ALDOC gene encoding fructose-bisphosphate aldolase C, with protein sequence MPHSYPALSAEQKKELSDIALRIVAPGKGILAADESVGSMAKRLSQIGVENTEENRRLYRQVLFSADDRVKKCIGGVIFFHETLYQKDDSGVPFVRTIQDKGIVVGIKVDKGVVPLAGTDGETTTQGLDGLSERCAQYKKDGADFAKWRCVLKISERTPSALAILENANVLARYASICQQNGIVPIVEPEILPDGDHDLKRCQYVTEKVLAAVYKALSDHHVYLEGTLLKPNMVTPGHACPIKYSPEEIAMATVTALRRTVPPAVPGVTFLSGGQSEEEASLNLNAINRCPLPRPWALTFSYGRALQASALNAWRGQQDNAGAATEEFIKRAEVNGLAAQGKYEGSGEDGGAAAQSLYIANHAY